In Nocardioides bizhenqiangii, the DNA window GCCGGTTCGATGCTCGGCACCCGGGCGCTGCAGATCTTCGACGACAGCGTCTGCGTCGTCCGGGCCGTGCTGCGCTGGACCGAGTTCTACAAGCACGAGTCGTGCGGCAAGTGCACCCCGTGCCGCGAGGGCACCTGGTGGCTCGTGCAGGCCCTCAGCCGGCTCGAGAAGGGCTCGATCGCCGAGGCCGACGGTGCGGAGACCTTGGACCTGCTCCTCGACCAGTGCGACAACATCCTCGGGCGCTCCTTCTGCGCCCTCGGTGACGGTGCGACCAGCCCGATCTCGAGCTCGATCGCCTACTTCCGAGACGAGTACCTCGCCCACCTGGCGCAGGGCGGATGCCCCTTCGACCCGGCGAGATCGACGGCCTGGGCCGGCCAGGAGGTGAGGGCATGACCACCACGCCCGAGAAAGCGACCGACCTGGTCAACGTCACCATCGACGGCATCCAGGTCGCGGTCCCCAAGGACACGCTGGTGATCCGGGCGGCCGAGCAGGTCGGCGTCCAGATCCCGCGCTTCTGCGACCACCCGCTGCTCGCGCCGGTCGGCGCCTGCCGCCAGTGCCTGGTCGACGTACCCGACGCCGGCAACGGCCGCGGCTTCCCCAAGCCGCAGGCCTCCTGCACGCTTCCGGTCGCCGACGGCATGGTCGTCAACACGCAGGTCACCAGCCCGGTCGCCGACAAGGCGCAGCAGGGCGTGATGGAGTTCCTCCTCATCAACCATCCCCTCGACTGCCCGGTGTGCGACAAGGGCGGCGAGTGCCCGCTGCAGAACCAGGCGATGTCCAACGGCCGTGGCGAGTCGCGGTTCTCGAGCCCTGCGTCCGAGGGCGTCAAGCGGACCTTCCCCAAGCCGATCAACCTGTCGCCCAACGTGCTGCTCGACCGCGAGCGGTGCATCGTGTGCCAGCGCTGCACCCGCTTCGCCGACGAGATCGCGGGCGACCCGTTCATCGCGCTGGTCGAGCGGGGCGCCCAGCAGCAGATCGGTATCGCCGAGGACGCGCCGTTCCTGTCGTACTTCTCCGGCAACGTCATCCAGATCTGTCCCGTCGGCGCCCTCACGTCGGAGGAGTACCGGTTCCGGTCCCGTCCGTTCGACCTGGTGTCCAGTCCCGCCATCGCGGAGCACGACGCCTGCGGCTCCGCCATCCGCGTCGACCACCGGCGCGGCAAGGTGATGCGCCGGCAGGCTGGCGACGACCCCGCGGTCAACGAGGAGTGGATCACCGACAAGGACCGGTTCGCGTTCAGCTACGCGCACGCGGACGACCGGATCACGTACCCGCAGGTCCGCGGCGCCGACGGCGTCCTGCGCCCCGCGTCATGGCCCGAGGCGTTCGCCGTCGCCGCCCGCGGCCTCGCCGCTGCCCGGACGGCCGGCGGGGTGGGCGTCCTGACCGGTGGTCGGCTCACCGCCGAGGACGCCTACGCCTACAGCAAGTTCGCCCGCGTCGCGCTCGGGACCAACGACATCGACTTCCGCGCCCGGCCGCTCTCGGCCGAGGAGACGGACTTCCTCGCCGCGCACGTCGTCCTCACCGCTCCGGCGGGCGGCGGCGTGACCTACGGCGACCTCCAGTCCGCGGCGAAGGTCGTGCTGGTCGGGCTCGAGCCCGAGGACGAGGCCGGCGCGATCTTCCTGCGCCTGCGCAAGGCGGTCCTCGCCGGCCGCACCCAGGTGACCGCCCTGGCGCCGTACCGGACCCGGGGCCTGAGCAAGCTGTCGGGTCGGCTGGTCCCGACCGTTCCCGGCACCGAGGCGGAGGCGCTCCGTTCACTGCTCGAGCAGGCCGAGCACGGCGTCGACAGCACCGCGGTGGTGCTGGTCGGCGAGCGTCTCGCGGCCGTGCCGGGCGCCCTCAGCGCCGCTGCCGAGCTGGCGGCGAAGTCCGGTGCCCGACTGGCCTGGGTGCCGCGTCGGGCAGGAGACCGTGGCGCGATCGAGGCCGGCTGCCTGCCCAACCTGCTGCCCGGCGGCCGACCGGTCGCCGACGCCTCGGCCCGGGTCGACGCCGCCGCCGCCTGGGGCGTCGACGCGCTGCCCGAGGCCGAGGGCCGCGACGCCGACGGGATCGTGGCCGCGCTGAACGCCGGCGAGCTCGGCGGGCTGGTGATCGCGGGTGTCGACCCCGCCGACACCGCCGACCCGGCCGCCACCCGTGCCGCCGTCGGGGCCGCCGGCTTCGTCGTCGCCCTCGACCTCCGCGAGACGGAGGTAACCCGGGTCGCCGACGTCGTGCTGCCGGTCGCACCGGTGAGCGACAAGTCGGGTTCGTTCGTCAACTGGGAGGGCCGGATGCGGTCCTTCGAGGCCGCGCTCCGCAACCCCTCCTCGCTCCCGGACCTGCGCATCCTGTCCGGCATCGCGGCGGAGATGGGCACGCCGCTCGGCTTCCGCTCCGTACCGGAGGTCCGTGCCGAGATGGCGCAGCTGGGGCCGTGGGACGGCGAGCGACCTGGTCTCGATACGTCCTCGCCTAGCGGCTCGGACTACTCGACCAACGAAGATGTCGTTGGTCGAGTAGCGGCGAGCGCCAGCGAGCCGCGTATCCAGACCTATGTCCTCGCGACCTGGAAGCAGTCGATCGACAACGGCCGGATGCAGGACGGCGACAAGTACCTCAAGGCCACCGCGCGGCCCGTGGTCGCGCTGGTGCACCAGGACGTCTACGACAGGTGCGGGTCGACCGTGACCCTGACCGGTGACCGCGGGTCGGTCACGCTGCCGGCCGAGGTCGGCGTCGACCTGGCGCCCGGCGTGGTGTGGGTGCCCGCCAACTCGTTCGGCGCCGGAGTGCTCAGCGACCTCGCCTCGCCCGGCAGTCGCGTGCGCGTGGAGGGAGGACAACCGTGATCGCCAACCTGCTGCCGCTCGCGGCGGACGACACCGAGCTGCCGGCGTTCGGCCACGACGTCTGGTGGGTCATCGGCCTCAAGACACTGCTGATCTTCGTCATCCTGGTGCTGCTCACCCTCTTCAACATCTGGTGGGAGCGCCGGGTCGTGGCCCGGATGCAGCACCGGATCGGGCCCAACGTGCACGGGCCGTTCGGCCTCCTGCAGTCGCTCGCCGACGGCGTCAAGCTCGCCCTCAAGGAGGACCTGACGCCCAAGAACGCCGACAAGCTCGTCTTCATCCTCGCGCCGGTCATCGCGACGGTCCCCGCGTTCGTGACGTTCGCCGTCATCCCGTTCGGCCCCGAGGTCAACTTTTTCGGCGAGCGGACCCCGCTCCAGCTCACCGACATGCCGGTCGCCGTGCTCTTCGTGATGGCGATCGCGTCCATCGGCATCTACGGCATCGTGCTCGGCGGCTGGTCCAGCGGCTCGACGTACTCGCTGCTCGGCGGCCTCCGGTCGAGCGCCCAGATGATCTCCTACGAGGTCGCGATGGGCCTCGCGCTGGTGTCGGTCTTCATGTACGCCGGCGCGATGTCGACCAGTGAGATCGTCGCCGCCCAGGACGACTACTGGTTCGGCCTGATCCTGTTCCCGTCGTTCGTGATCTACACGATCGCGATGGTGGGGGAGACCAACCGCGCGCCGTTCGACCTCCCGGAGGCCGAGGGCGAACTGGTCGGCGGCTTCCACACCGAGTACTCCTCGCTGAAGTTCGCCCTCTTCTTCCTCGCCGAGTACATCAACATGGCGACCGTGTCGGCGCTCGCGACGACCCTGTTCCTCGGCGGCTGGCACGCACCGTTCTGGATCGACGAGCTCTGGGCCGGGGCGAACGAGGGCTACTGGCCGGTGCTCTGGTTCTTCGGCAAGGTCCTCTTCTTCATCTTCATCTTCATCTGGCTGCGCGGCTCGTTGCCGCGACTGCGCTACGACCAGTTCATGGCGTTCGGCTGGAAGCTGCTGATCCCGGGCGCGCTGGCATGGATCATCGCGGTCGCCGCGATGCGGACGGCCCGCAACGAGGGAGTCTTCGACGACGGCCTGATCGGCGAGCCACGCAACCTGCTCATCGTGGTCGGCGTGATCGTCGGCGTCTCCCTGGTGCTGTTCCTGATCCCCGAGAGCCGCAGGAGCGACGACGACGCGACGCACCTCGCGGCGCCGCGCTCGGGCGGCTACCCGGTGCCGCCCATGCCGGCCGGCGGAGCGGTCCGGGGCGCGGCCCGGCCGCTCGTGTTCGCAGCGGACGAGCGGGTCACCACCCCAGGGACGAGCAGCAGGTCCGGCACCACCGACAACACCACCGACCGAGGGGCGAACGATGGCTGATCAGCCAGGCAAGCAGGACTCCCCGTCGCTCAAGGAGCAGTTCTGGGACCCGGTGGCCGGCTTCGGGGTGACCTTCCGGACCATGTTCCGCAAGGTCGTCACCGAGCAGTACCCGAAGGAGAAGTTCCCCACCGCGCCGCGGTTCCACGGGCGGCACCAGCTCAACCGGTGGCCAGACGGCCTGGAGAAGTGCATCGGCTGCGAGCTGTGTGCCTGGGCGTGCCCGGCCGACGCGATCTACGTCGAGGGCGCGGAGAACAGCGACCAGCCGACCGTGGATGCCGACGGCAACACCGTGCAGTCGGGGCGCTTCTCGCCTGGCGAGCGCTACGGCCGCGTCTACCAGATCAACTACCTGCGCTGCATCCTCTGCGGTCTCTGCATCGAGGCGTGCCCGACCCGGGCGCTCACGATGACCAACGAGTACGAGCTCGCCGATGACAACCGGCGCGACCTGATCTTCGAGAAGTCCGACCTGCTCGCACCGCTGCTTCCCGGGATGGAGCAGCCGCCGCACCCGATGCTGCTCGGCGACGACGAGCAGGCCTACTACCGCGGCGAAGCCGCGACGCCCGTCGACGCGAGCGAGCGTCCTGCGGCATCGCGGGCCGCCCAGGCACCGAGCGAGGAGGCCGCGCAGTGACCGCATTCTGGATCCTCGCGCCGATCATGGTGCTGGCCGCGCTCGGCATCCTGTTCGTGCGCAAGGCCGTGCACGCCGCGCTGCTGCTGGCTGTGGTGATGATCAGCCTGGCGATCCTGTACGCCGTGCTCGAGGCGCCGTTCCTCTTCGCCGTGCAGATCATCGTCTACACCGGCGCGATCCTGATGCTCTTCCTCTTCGTGCTGATGCTGGTCGGGGTGGACGCGTCCGACTCGCTGGTCGAGACGATCAAGGGACAGCGGGCGCTGGCCTGGCTCACCGGCCTGGTGTTCGTGGTCGTGCTGCTCGTCGGCCTGACCCAGATCAGCTTCGGCACCGCGGTCGGGCTCGACGAGGCCAACGAGGGCGGCAACGTGCAGGTGCTGGCGAACCTGCTGTTCTCCCGCTACGTCTTCGCCTTCGAGGTCACCAGCGCGCTGCTGATCACGGCCGCCGTCGGCGCGATGGTGCTGGCCCACCGCGAGCGGCTCACGCCGAAGGTCAACCAGGCCGACCTCGCGGCCAAGCGGGTCCGGGACTTCAGCGAGAAGGGCGTCCACCTAGGGCCGCTGCCGCCACCCGGTGTCTACGCCCGCCACAACGCCGTCGACACCCCCGCACTGCTGCCCGACGGCAGCCCGGCGCCGGCCTCTGTGTCCCGCGTCCTCGCGGCGCGTGGCTCGATCCGCGCGGCCGAGGACCTCGCCGACGACATCGACGTGGTCACCGCGCAGCTCGACCAGGACCCCGGCACCAAGCCCGAGACCGGCGGCAAGACCAGCGCTACAGCCAGTTCAGAGGAGGATCAGGCCGCGCCCCACGGTGACCACAGTGTGCGAGGCCAGGAAAAGGGTGACCACAAGTGAGCCTGACGCCGTACGTGGTCCTGTCCGCGATCCTGTTCACGATCGGGTCCGTGGGCGTCCTGACCCGCCGCAACGCCATCGTCGTGTTCATGTGCGTCGAGCTGATGCTCAACGCATGCAACCTGGCCTTCGTCGCCTTCGCCCACCAGCACGGCAACCTCGACGGCCAGGTCGCCGCCTTCTTCGTGATGGTGGTGGCCGCGGCCGAGGTCGTGGTCGGGCTCGCGATCATCATGACCATCTTCCGGACCCGTCGATCGGCCTCGGTCGACGACGCCAGCCTGCTGAAGTTCTGAGGAACGGATGAGCTCACTTCTCCTGACCGCCGCGGCAGAGGCGGAGCACCACATCCCCGTGGTCGCCCCGACCGACGCCGACGGCGTCTTCTCGCTGCTGTGGCTGATCATCGCGCTGCCGCTGTTCGGTGCCGTGGTGCTGCTGCTCGGTGGCAAGTACACCGACAAGTGGGGCCACCTCCTCGGCACTGCCCTGCCGCTCGGGTCGTTCGTGATCAGCCTGCTCTGCTTCTTCAGCCTGCTCGGGCGCGACGAGGGCGACCGTCAGGTCTCCCAGCACCTCTACGACTGGATGCAGGTCGGCGGTCTCGATGTCGGCATGGACCTCCTCTACGACCCGCTGTCGGCGATGTTCCTGCTGCTGATCACGGGCGTCGGGTCGCTGATCCACGTGTACTCGATCGGCTACATGGCGCACGACCCGCGCCGGCGCCGGTTCTTCGGCTACCTCAACCTGTTCGTCGCCGCGATGCTGATGCTGGTCCTCTCCGAGAACTACCTCGGCCTGTTCCTGGGCTGGGAGGGCGTCGGCCTCGCGTCGTACCTCCTCATCGGCTTCTGGCAGCACAAGCACTCCGCCGCGGCCGCCGCCAAGAAGGCGTTCGTCATCAACCGGGTCGGCGACATGGGGATGGCGCTGGCGATCTTCCTGTTCTTCGTCACGTTCGGCTCCACCAGCTTCACCGTGATCAGCGCCAACGCCGGCAGTGCATCGGAGACCACCCTCAACTGGCTCGGCGTGCTGCTCCTGATCGGCGCGTGCGGCAAGTCGGCCCAGGTGCCGCTCCAGGCCTGGCTGCTCGACGCGATGGAGGGCCCGACCCCGGTGTCGGCGCTCATCCACGCCGCGACCATGGTGACCGCGGGCGTCTACCTGATCACCCGCTCCAACTTCGTCTTCGAGCTGGCGCCGGCCGCGCAGACCGCGGTCGTCATCGTCGCGACGGTCACGCTGCTCTGGGGTGCGATCCTCGGGTGCGCCAAGGACGACATCAAGAAGGGCCTCGCCGGCTCCACGATGAGCCAGATCGGCTACATGATGCTCGGCGCCGGGCTCGGTGTCGCCGGCTACGCCTTCGCGATCTTCCACCTGATGACCCACGGGTTCTTCAAGGCCAACATGTTCCTCGGCGCCGGCTCGGTCATGCACGCGATGGACGACGACGTCGACATGCGTCACTACGGCGGCCTGCAGAAACTGCTGCCGGTGACGTTCCTGACGTTCGCGATGGGCTACCTGGCGATCATCGGGTTCCCCGGGTTCTCCGGGTTCTTCTCCAAGGACAAGATCATCGAGGTCGCGCTCACCGAGAACCTCCTCGTGGGCATCTGCGCGCTGCTGGGCGCCGGCATCACCGGCTTCTACATGACCCGGATGATGCTGTTGACCTTCTTCACCAAGAAGCGCTGGGAGGACGGCGTCCACCCGCACGAGTCGCCCGCCGTGATGACGGTGCCGCTGATCGTGCTGGCGGCGCTCTCGGTGCTCGGCGGCGTGATGCTCGCCGGCGACTGGATCGTCGACTTCCTCAGCCCGGTGGTCGGCCACGTGGAGCACGAGGACCCGCCGCTCCCCGCGATCGTGATCACCCTGCTCGTCGTCGCGGTCGTCGGCGTCGGCGTGGCGCTCGCGTTCCTGCTCTTCCAGAAGCGCGACGTGCCGCGCGAAGCCCCCCAGGACGTCTCGTTCGTCACGAGGGCCGCGCGTGCGGACATCTACGGCGACGCGATCAACGACGCGCTCGTCGTACGGCCCGGCGGCCAGTTGGTGACCGGGCTGGTCGCGACCGACCGGGGTCTCGTCGACGGCAGCTTCACCGGCGGCGCGACCGTCGTCGGTGGCATCGGCCAGGGGCTGCGTCGGCTGCAGACCGGCTACGTCCGGTCGTACGCGTTGTCCGTGCTCGGGGGCGCACTCATCCTCGTCCTGACCCTGGTGGCGGTGAACCTCTGATGTTGTCCACTCTCATCTGGCTCCCGCTGGCCGGCGCGGTCGTCGTCGCCCTCGCGCCGCGGTCGCTGAGCAAGCTGCTCGGCATGGGCGTCGCGCTGGCGACCCTCGTCGTCGGCGCGGTGGCCGCGGTCTCCTACGAGGTCGACGGCGGGATGCAGCTCGAGGAGAGCTACACCTGGATCGACGCGTTCGGCGTCCACTACGCGCTCGGCCTCGACGGGCTCGGCCTGCTGATGGTGCTGCTCACCGTGGCGCTGGTCCCGCTGGTGCTCGCGGCGGAGTGGTTCGCGGCCGACGACGCCGACGGCGGCGGGGCGCGCGCGTTCGTCGCGTGGGCGTTGGCGCTCGAGTCCTTGTCGCTCGCGGTGTTCTGCGCGACCGACGTGTTCCTCTTCTACGTCGTGTTCGAGGCCACCCTGATCCCGGCGTACTTCCTCATCGGCGGCTTCGGCCGCGCGGGCCGCGGCGCGGCGGCGGTGAAGTTCCTGATGTTCCAGCTCGCCGGCGGACTGGTGCTGCTCGCCTCCGTGATCGGGCTCTACGTCGTCTCGGCCGAGGAGGGCGAGCCGTCGTACCTCCTCTCCGACCTGATGGCCCTCGACATCGACACCGACGCCGGGCGCTGGCTGTTCATCGGCTTCTTCATCGCCTTCGCGATCAAGGCGCCGCTGTTCCCGCTCCACACCTGGCTCGCCGACACCACCGAGAAGGCCACGCCCGGCACCTCGGTGCTGCTGGTGTGCGTGCTCGACAAGATCGGCACCTTCGGCATGCTGCGGTTCTGCCTCGGGATCTTCCCGGAGGCGTCGGAGTGGGCGACCCCGGTCGTGATCACGCTGGCACTGATCTCCATCGTGTACGGCGCCCTCGTGGCGATCGGGCAGGACGACGTCCTCCGGCTGATCGGCCTGACCTCGCTGAGCCACTTCGGCTTCATCACCCTCGGCATCTTCGCGATGACCAGCCAGGGCAGCTCCGGCGCGATCCTCTACATGGTCAACCACGGCATCGGCACCGCCGCGCTGTTCCTCATCGCCGGCTACCTCTACCACCGCCGCGGCACCATGCTGATCAGCGAGATGGGCGGCCTCGAGAAGGCGACCCCGGTGCTCGCCGGGCTGTTCCTCGTCGCCGGGCTGGCGACCCTCGGCCTCCCGGGCCTCAGCCCGTTCGTCTCCGAGTTCCTCGTGCTGGTGTCGGCCTTCGACTACGCCTGGTACGCCGGCGTGATCGCGGTCACCGGCATCGTGCTGGCCGCCATCTACGTGCTGTGGATGTACCAGCGCACGTTCACCGGTCCGCCGGGGCCGTCGTCGGTCGGCGGGGGGACGAGTGACCTCGGCGTGCGCGAGGTCGCAGCGGTCGCCCCGTTGATGGCGGCGCTGGTCCTCTTCGGCTTCTACCCGGCGCCGCTGCTCGACGTCGCCAACCCTTTCACCGATGACCTGCTGGGCCATGTCGGCGTCGAGGACGACAGTCCCGACGTCCCACCGGCCGAGGTCGAGCACGACGCTGCCGACGAGGGGGAGGCGCACTGATGCCCGAGTTCAGCAAGCCCACGCTCGAGTACTTCGAGCTCCTTCCGCTGTTCATCGTCTTCGGCGCGGCCTGCCTCGGCGTGCTCGTCGAGGCGTTCCTCCCGCGGGAGCGGCGTCGGCTGCCGCAGGTGCTGCTGACCCTCGTCGCGCTCGCTGCCGCGCTGGGCGCCACCATCTGGATCGCCACCGACCTGGAGGAGCACGCAGACGGCGCGGCGCGCGGCCTGGTCGGCGCCGAGGGCAGCATCATCGTCGACGGTCCGACCGTCTACCTGTGGGGCCTGCTGCTGGTCTTCGGCATCCTCGGCACCGGGCTCTTCGCCGAGCGCCGCCTGGAGGGCGGGCTGTCCGCGTTCGCGGGCCAGGCCGCGGCCCTGCCCGGCACCGAGGCGGAGCGGCTGGCCGCCACCAAGGGCCTCGACCACACCGAGGTCTACCCGCTGCTGCTGTTCGCCACTGGCGGCATGCTGATGTTCCCGGCGTCGGGTGACCTGCTCACCATGTTCGTCGCGCTCGAGGTGCTCTCGCTGCCGCTCTACCTGCTCTGTGGACTCGCCCGCCGGCGACGGCTGCTGAGCCAGGAGGCGGCCCTCAAGTACTTCCTGCTCGGCGCCTTCTCCTCCGGGTTCTTCCTCTACGGCGCCGCCCTGGTCTACGGCTACGCCGGCTCGGTGTCGCTGGCCGGCATCGACCAGGCGGTCCGGGCCGGCAACGCCGACCGCGGCCTGCTGCTCGCCGGTATCGCGCTGCTCGCGGTCGGTCTGCTGTTCAAGGTCGGCGCCGCGCCGTTCCAGGCCTGGACGCCGGACGTCTACCAGGGTGCTCCGACCGCGGTCACCGCGTTCATGTCGGCAGCGACCAAGGTCGCCGCGTTCGGGGCGCTGCTGCGCCTGTTCTACGTCGCGTTCGACGCGGAGCGGTGGAGCTGGCAGCCGATGCTCTCGGTGGTCGCGATCGCCACCATGCTGCTCGGTGCGGTGCTCGCGATCGTGCAGACCGACGTGAAGCGGATGCTGGCCTACTCCGCGGTCGCGCACACCGGCTTCCTGCTGACCGGTCTGATCGGTGCCCAGGGCGCCGGGGAGCTCGCCGAGGGCCAGTACTCCTCGCTGGAGGGCGTGCTGTTCTACCTGACGACCTACGGGTTCGCGTCGGTCGGCGCCTTCGCGCTGGTCACGGTGGTGCGCGACGCCGGCGGCGAGGCTTCCGGGATGTCCGCCTGGGCCGGGCTGGGGAAGCGGTCCCCGCTCGTGGCGGGTTCCTTCGCGTTCTTCCTGCTGTCGATGGCCGGGATCCCGCTGACCTCGGGATTCGTCGGCAAGTGGGCGGTCTTCACCTCGGCGATGTCCGCCGGGTTCTGGTGGGTGGTGCTACCGGCGATCGTGTCCAGTGTCATCGCCGTCTTCTTCTACATCCGGTGCATCCGGGTGATGTTCTTCAACGACCCGGAGCCGGGTGAGACAGCGGCGGTGACGGACGCGTCGGTGCTGACCGTCGGCACCGTCGCGATCTGCCTGGCGGCGACCGTCGTGCTCGGTATCGTGCCGGGCCCGGTTCTGGATCTGGTCGTGGGTGCGGGAGACTTCATCAGGTGAATCCCGCCGACCTGGCCCTGCCGATCACGGACGACGCCCTCGCCGCCCGCCTGCGCGAACGGATGACGGCGGTCGAGGCGGCACTCTTCGAGCACGCGAGCAGTCGGGCGCCGTACGTCACCGAGGCGGCGCGCCACCTGCTCGCCGCCGGCGGCAAGCGGTTCCGGCCGCTGCTGGTGCTGCTCGCCGCCGAGGCCGGCGACCGGCCGGACTCCGACGAGGTGCTCACGGCCGCCTGCGTCGTCGAGATCACCCACGTCGGCTCGCTCTACCACGACGACGTGATGGACGAGGCCGCGCTCAGGCGGGGAGCCGACTCGGCCAACTCCCGCTACGACAACCTGGTCGCCATCCTCACCGGCGACTGGCTGTTCGCGAAGTCCTCCGAGCTGACCTCCCGGCTCGGGCCCGAGGCGGTGCGCATCCAGGCCGAGACGTTCACCCGGCTGGTCGAGGGCCAGATCCTCGAGACCGTCGAGCCGGGGCCCGACGACGACCCGCTGCAGCACTACCTGGAGGTGGTCGCCGGCAAGACCGGCTCCCTGATCGCGACGTCCGCCCGCTACGGCGCGATGTTCGGCGGCGCGCCGCCGGAGGTGGTCGCCGCGCTGACGGAGTACGGCGAGCTCGTCGGGACCGCGTTCCAGCTCTCCGACGACATCCTCGACATCGCGTCGGAGTCCGCCGAGTCCGGCAAGACGCCGGGCACCGACCTGCGCGAGGGCGTGCCGACCCTGCCGGTGCTGATGGCCCAGGCGTCGAAGGACCCAGCGGACGCCCGCCTGCACGAGATCCTCGCCGCCGACCTCGCCGACGACGACCTCCACGCCGAGGCCCTCGACCTGCTGCGCAAGCACCCCGCGATGGACGAGGCCCGCGCCTACGTCCTCGCCCGCGCCGGCGAGGCCAAGCAGCGCCTCGCCGCCCTCCCCGAGGGATCGGTCCGCTCCGCCCTCGAGGCCTTCGCCGACGCCGTCGCTGTCCGCACCGCCTGAGCTCGTCCCTCGGACGAGCGCCGGCGCTCAGCAGGCCGGCGCGGTCTCGACCACGAGCGCGAACTGGCGGCGGCGCTCGCGGAGCGCGTCCCAGGTGAACACCGAGAGGGCGAGCCAGACGAGGGCGAAGCCGATCCAGCGGCCCGGTGGCATGTGCTCGCCGAGCACCGTGACGCCG includes these proteins:
- a CDS encoding NADH-quinone oxidoreductase subunit M — translated: MLSTLIWLPLAGAVVVALAPRSLSKLLGMGVALATLVVGAVAAVSYEVDGGMQLEESYTWIDAFGVHYALGLDGLGLLMVLLTVALVPLVLAAEWFAADDADGGGARAFVAWALALESLSLAVFCATDVFLFYVVFEATLIPAYFLIGGFGRAGRGAAAVKFLMFQLAGGLVLLASVIGLYVVSAEEGEPSYLLSDLMALDIDTDAGRWLFIGFFIAFAIKAPLFPLHTWLADTTEKATPGTSVLLVCVLDKIGTFGMLRFCLGIFPEASEWATPVVITLALISIVYGALVAIGQDDVLRLIGLTSLSHFGFITLGIFAMTSQGSSGAILYMVNHGIGTAALFLIAGYLYHRRGTMLISEMGGLEKATPVLAGLFLVAGLATLGLPGLSPFVSEFLVLVSAFDYAWYAGVIAVTGIVLAAIYVLWMYQRTFTGPPGPSSVGGGTSDLGVREVAAVAPLMAALVLFGFYPAPLLDVANPFTDDLLGHVGVEDDSPDVPPAEVEHDAADEGEAH
- the nuoL gene encoding NADH-quinone oxidoreductase subunit L gives rise to the protein MSSLLLTAAAEAEHHIPVVAPTDADGVFSLLWLIIALPLFGAVVLLLGGKYTDKWGHLLGTALPLGSFVISLLCFFSLLGRDEGDRQVSQHLYDWMQVGGLDVGMDLLYDPLSAMFLLLITGVGSLIHVYSIGYMAHDPRRRRFFGYLNLFVAAMLMLVLSENYLGLFLGWEGVGLASYLLIGFWQHKHSAAAAAKKAFVINRVGDMGMALAIFLFFVTFGSTSFTVISANAGSASETTLNWLGVLLLIGACGKSAQVPLQAWLLDAMEGPTPVSALIHAATMVTAGVYLITRSNFVFELAPAAQTAVVIVATVTLLWGAILGCAKDDIKKGLAGSTMSQIGYMMLGAGLGVAGYAFAIFHLMTHGFFKANMFLGAGSVMHAMDDDVDMRHYGGLQKLLPVTFLTFAMGYLAIIGFPGFSGFFSKDKIIEVALTENLLVGICALLGAGITGFYMTRMMLLTFFTKKRWEDGVHPHESPAVMTVPLIVLAALSVLGGVMLAGDWIVDFLSPVVGHVEHEDPPLPAIVITLLVVAVVGVGVALAFLLFQKRDVPREAPQDVSFVTRAARADIYGDAINDALVVRPGGQLVTGLVATDRGLVDGSFTGGATVVGGIGQGLRRLQTGYVRSYALSVLGGALILVLTLVAVNL
- a CDS encoding NADH-quinone oxidoreductase subunit G, which gives rise to MTTTPEKATDLVNVTIDGIQVAVPKDTLVIRAAEQVGVQIPRFCDHPLLAPVGACRQCLVDVPDAGNGRGFPKPQASCTLPVADGMVVNTQVTSPVADKAQQGVMEFLLINHPLDCPVCDKGGECPLQNQAMSNGRGESRFSSPASEGVKRTFPKPINLSPNVLLDRERCIVCQRCTRFADEIAGDPFIALVERGAQQQIGIAEDAPFLSYFSGNVIQICPVGALTSEEYRFRSRPFDLVSSPAIAEHDACGSAIRVDHRRGKVMRRQAGDDPAVNEEWITDKDRFAFSYAHADDRITYPQVRGADGVLRPASWPEAFAVAARGLAAARTAGGVGVLTGGRLTAEDAYAYSKFARVALGTNDIDFRARPLSAEETDFLAAHVVLTAPAGGGVTYGDLQSAAKVVLVGLEPEDEAGAIFLRLRKAVLAGRTQVTALAPYRTRGLSKLSGRLVPTVPGTEAEALRSLLEQAEHGVDSTAVVLVGERLAAVPGALSAAAELAAKSGARLAWVPRRAGDRGAIEAGCLPNLLPGGRPVADASARVDAAAAWGVDALPEAEGRDADGIVAALNAGELGGLVIAGVDPADTADPAATRAAVGAAGFVVALDLRETEVTRVADVVLPVAPVSDKSGSFVNWEGRMRSFEAALRNPSSLPDLRILSGIAAEMGTPLGFRSVPEVRAEMAQLGPWDGERPGLDTSSPSGSDYSTNEDVVGRVAASASEPRIQTYVLATWKQSIDNGRMQDGDKYLKATARPVVALVHQDVYDRCGSTVTLTGDRGSVTLPAEVGVDLAPGVVWVPANSFGAGVLSDLASPGSRVRVEGGQP
- a CDS encoding NADH-quinone oxidoreductase subunit J; the encoded protein is MTAFWILAPIMVLAALGILFVRKAVHAALLLAVVMISLAILYAVLEAPFLFAVQIIVYTGAILMLFLFVLMLVGVDASDSLVETIKGQRALAWLTGLVFVVVLLVGLTQISFGTAVGLDEANEGGNVQVLANLLFSRYVFAFEVTSALLITAAVGAMVLAHRERLTPKVNQADLAAKRVRDFSEKGVHLGPLPPPGVYARHNAVDTPALLPDGSPAPASVSRVLAARGSIRAAEDLADDIDVVTAQLDQDPGTKPETGGKTSATASSEEDQAAPHGDHSVRGQEKGDHK
- the nuoK gene encoding NADH-quinone oxidoreductase subunit NuoK, which produces MSLTPYVVLSAILFTIGSVGVLTRRNAIVVFMCVELMLNACNLAFVAFAHQHGNLDGQVAAFFVMVVAAAEVVVGLAIIMTIFRTRRSASVDDASLLKF
- the nuoH gene encoding NADH-quinone oxidoreductase subunit NuoH, whose amino-acid sequence is MIANLLPLAADDTELPAFGHDVWWVIGLKTLLIFVILVLLTLFNIWWERRVVARMQHRIGPNVHGPFGLLQSLADGVKLALKEDLTPKNADKLVFILAPVIATVPAFVTFAVIPFGPEVNFFGERTPLQLTDMPVAVLFVMAIASIGIYGIVLGGWSSGSTYSLLGGLRSSAQMISYEVAMGLALVSVFMYAGAMSTSEIVAAQDDYWFGLILFPSFVIYTIAMVGETNRAPFDLPEAEGELVGGFHTEYSSLKFALFFLAEYINMATVSALATTLFLGGWHAPFWIDELWAGANEGYWPVLWFFGKVLFFIFIFIWLRGSLPRLRYDQFMAFGWKLLIPGALAWIIAVAAMRTARNEGVFDDGLIGEPRNLLIVVGVIVGVSLVLFLIPESRRSDDDATHLAAPRSGGYPVPPMPAGGAVRGAARPLVFAADERVTTPGTSSRSGTTDNTTDRGANDG
- the nuoI gene encoding NADH-quinone oxidoreductase subunit NuoI, translating into MADQPGKQDSPSLKEQFWDPVAGFGVTFRTMFRKVVTEQYPKEKFPTAPRFHGRHQLNRWPDGLEKCIGCELCAWACPADAIYVEGAENSDQPTVDADGNTVQSGRFSPGERYGRVYQINYLRCILCGLCIEACPTRALTMTNEYELADDNRRDLIFEKSDLLAPLLPGMEQPPHPMLLGDDEQAYYRGEAATPVDASERPAASRAAQAPSEEAAQ